Part of the Babylonia areolata isolate BAREFJ2019XMU chromosome 4, ASM4173473v1, whole genome shotgun sequence genome, GACAAAAGCAATCCACCAATCAGAAAACGCCATACCAACTTTCGGGTTATCATGGCGGAGATCATCGAGTTAGTTGCGCTGTGAAAGTACGTGGCGTTTAACGAAGTTGCATACGTTTCTTCTCATGATTCATCTCATAGCACTGATTTAGATAATTTTGTGATTTTCAATAATATGCTTGAATACGTGAAGCGAAAGAAAATAAGTGATATCTTGTCATACTTAAAGATGTTTACTTGCAAATTTTGTGTGTATCATCATCTCTAACCTGCTTCACATAAGTGTACGAGCTACAGGTCTGAATTATATTCCTAATAATGATAACGGAAAGGATGGTCAAGCGCTAGTCACTTGCATATTTTCGTTTGTGCTCTGTATCACTTTCGATTAATTTAAACAACTTGCTTCTTGATTGTCGCATATTACAGTACATAAAAATTTCTCTGTTTCCCAGACTACAACTTCATACCGCTATAACAAAGCAAGAAGCATCATGAGAGCGTTTGCTCTTTTGTGTGGGGGGTTTTTACTGGTGGCAGTGTTATCAGTGGTGTGGGGAGAATCCCAGTCTCAGTCTCAGACTAAAAGTCAGACAAGTTCGGAcataaaagaggagaagaaaccCGAGGAAACATCAAAAGACCAACAGGGAACAACACTGAAAAACTGGGACACCCCAGTGTCACAAGAAGCTGAAAATATTGGTGAGCTATGTTGTATTTCATCACATTTATGTCGGTGGTAATCAGCTTAATCTGTTGTTAGTTTAGAACTTTTTTTGGCTGGACAGGGTTCTCGTTGAACAATATGATCTTTAGTATTAGAAATCCAGCCAGTATGTAAAATGTTATTGAAGAGAAGTTCAAACTTACATGTTAATTTAATGACAAATAGATTTGCTACATTTGTTGATAATGTCTTTGTTACTTGAGAAAGACATGTTTGCTGAATAGTAAAATGCTGCATTTGTCCTGCTTCAGTTTTTTATTTGCAAAAGTCTTTTTTACAGTGACTTACTTATAGATGAATAATCAAGAAGTATTCCAGCCATTTTGTTTGAGATTTGTTCAGCCACTCATACTTATTTGCTGTTGCCATCTTCATGATACTTTTTTGCTGTTGCCATCTTCATTAAATATTGCAAGCTCAACTGATCAGTTGAATAACTTTTTTTAATTGTCTCTCATATTTTTTCACTGGTTTAATTACTTTACATTTGATTATGATGGGATGGTTCCtgctaaataaaaaataaaaaaaagaagtaaaatgctATTGAGTTGTGTAGATAATATGTATTGCTTcagttaaaatattttttttactatagatactttaccatgacccactagtgcagactccggcagggagtccgattcttGTCctttgcaaactactacccgcctatgcggagaaaacgaaagtagcttaTTGAATTGCTTCAGTTAAAATAATGTTctttcatcatcattgacattgtCTTATATGATAAAATGGTAACATTTCGGTCAAATAACAAGATATTTATTATTTGAATTTTGATTTTAgattttgtgtgcattgtgtgtgtgaattactttGATTTCTATGGAAAAGAAATCCAAAAATGAATTACCAGTTAATGACCTCTATGGCATACTCTTACATGATTTATGTTAAAAACCTGATAAAATTGTCTAAAATCTAATCAGCAACTTTTAAAATATGGCATATTCTTGAGCAGTAGTATTTTGTGCAGACTTAAAAGTACCTTTGGATCAAAAACCTGTTGCTGAAAAGGAAATACCAGCTGAGCAAACagaacaaatggaaaaaaagccAGAATTATCACCAGAAGAACAAAAAGGTACCGCTTGATATTggttcagatttttttctttctttttttctttttttttttaagcatgtcACACTGCTGTTCCAATTTCCCCTGAtgaaaaaataaagtaaatactGTTTTATTTTGAGAGCcttacattgcattgcataagCATGGGttatgttttcatgtttttttgcttgttgtttttttgtgtttgtttttttatattttataattACATTGCTTCAGTCTTTATATTTAAAAGAATATAATGCATGAAATTTATCTAATTTGCAAACATTTGAGATCATTTTCTGATTTTGTTCATGAATCTTTAAGTGTTTGATACATGTGATTTATAAATGTTAATTTCATTCTAATTTTCATTGTCCTTTTACAGGCATAAACATGGATACaatgaatgcacacatgcatatattatatttTATGAACTTgcatacaaaaatgatacatgtaaACATTTTTCATCTCATCCTTAACTGTTGTCATAATTTACCATTGTGTGTTTCAGCCAAAGAACTGTTTGAGAAGGGAGAATCACTAATCAACACCACCTTTGTAAAGAAATATGAAGAGTAGGTCAAGTGTCCTTTCAGACACATGTACACTGAatgaatttttgtttgtatttcagtgtggatatatgtgtgcacatgtgtgtgtgtgtgcatgcatgtgtgtatgtacatgtgtttgtgtgtgtgtgtgtgtgtgatacatgtgtCTCCCTCATCTTGCGTTCATGTGTGCAATTTTGTGTATGCACTGGGAATATGTATGTTCAAGGTGCATTGATGTGGgtttgcatgcatatatttgtatgTGAAAGAAATTATGTTCACATAGATTTTATGTAACCTTTTGAAGTTTGGACTGTATTTTCTGAATGTTTATATATTTGAATTGTCATAATGACACTTGACAGGTAAAAATAAAattacacacatgcaggcacacaagcacacatgcatacacacatgcactaaaaAATACGAACAAAAATTCTTTGTCGACTTGTGTTTGAAAGGAATTTTTATTTTCTGGAAGGCAGGTGATTCTGCACAATTTATCATTTTTGCATTATATCTGATTTTTATGTAAACAAAACAACTTCATGGATATATTGTAAGTTATGAATATGTTTTTAAGAAGTTTTAATCAAAGTAACAATCATTACAGATCTGTTTTCCACACTATTTAAATCAAGATCTGACTATGGATGACTGTGGAAATAGGACTTTTAAATGTTGAGGAAGTAACATTTGGGATACATAgaatggattgtgtgtgtgagtatggatGTATGCATGTACCCTTTTTGACATGTTATGCACGCCATGTTGCATTTTTCTATTCAACAGTTATATTcatcactgttttgttttgttcatgatTGAGTTATCGTGTAAAGCATATGGAGCTCTTAATGATTTTGGAGTTTCTTGCTGTAGAAATACATGATAATTAATTTTTAGATATATTTTATTTGATGTTTGACAGCTGATGCAcagcaagcaaaaaacaaaagtagGATGGGGACAGTGGCAATGACAAGACGCTTGCATGTTTCAGAGCCTTGGTGTTATTTGAACAAGCGGCCCAGCTGAACCATCCCAAAGCCAAGGAGTATGTGGCAATGGCTCACCTGTTTGGTGACCATCTGCCCCACAATGTGTCACGGGCCAAAGAAATCTTTGAGGAGCTGGCCGCAGCAGGGTCACCCAAAGCTCAGATGGTGAGACAGGCCAGAAACCAGTTTCCTGACTCAGACACAGGTTGATTGTCATAATCTGTGATGATGAGGACTTTGAAATTGGGTGAATACCATAATCTGTGATTATGAGGACTTCAGAATGGGATGAATGGGGAAATGTTGTAACGAGTGATGGGAAAATGTTGTGATGATGGCTTTGAAATTGTGTGAATCAGGAAATGTTATAATGATGACTTTgaaattgtgggggtgggggtggggtggatgtaaTGATTTAGAAATGGTATGTATTGGGGAAATGAAATGCTGTTATGGTGAAGATTGGTTGggccattttattttgtttgaagTTATTATGAAAACATGGTAATTGTTGACTTGCGCTGGTTTATTGTGGTAACTTTATGTGTTATATGTGTAACAGGGCCTGGCATTTATGTATAGCTCCGGAATTCACTTCAATTCCAGTCAGGCAAaggtttgttaatttttttttttttggtggtgttcttTTAGCTAGTGAGATAATACATTTTGCTTTTTTCTGAATTACTTCCAACATTTTTTTGGCATTTATAAATTATGCTGTGAATATGATACTGTGCTGGATTTCATGTATAGGTATTGTGTGCATTTGTATTCATGGCCTTTTGTATTTGAAATAGTTTCGCTGCTGATAATGAAATTTCTCATTATTAGAAATGTATACAGTAAATAATATGCATAAAAGAACTGAAGAACCATCAACTGATCTTAATGCCTGTTGTCatgggaacagacacacacacacacacatgcattcatgcatgcacatgctcagaaacacagacacatatagcCGAACAGTTAATGAGCTTTGATTACCAGCGTGTGATAAGTttgacagaaaacacacatgaTACAAAAGTAATACACAGGATACAAAAGTAGGAAAGAAAACTGGGAAGACAGAGATGGATTAGGTAAGGGTTTAGTGCGCCATTGATAACAAGTTCAGAACATACTGCACGCATGGACAGTGTTTGCACCAATGGTCAGaattttaggggggggggagaatgatttCTGAAGCAGTTTAATGTTATCAgtgtcattttcatttttcagGCATTGGTCTATTTGACATTTGGAGCTTTAGGAGGTGACCCCATAGCACAGATGGCACTGGTATGTATTATTTACATGTTTCTGGAgctactgtgtttgtgtgtgtgtgtgtaaatgggggtgggggtgggggggtcaaatagataggtttggggtttttttgttgttgagatttATTCATGACATTCATTGTTTGCCCTGTACACCAAGTATTGCAGTCAAATATTTTTTAGAGaagattttgaatttttttttgttattgttgcaaatTACTTTTGATATTCCccttagtttttttttcccttgatagATTTGTTCTCGAGTGGATTATTGTTTTCTGTGCAGGCTTATCGTTATTATGCGGGCATAGGAGTGGAGATGAAATGTGAGACAGCCTTGACTTACTACAAGAAAGTGGCTAACGTTGGTAAGTaaaaagatttaaaaacaaaCCTCAACTGCTGTCTTCAGTGGTCATTTTAGGCATGGATGTTATGTTAGTTCATTACATGCTCTGAAACACATGAAGTGAAATGCACAGTTTTCAGTGTTAGTATTGACAGCATTCACTGTTTCTCCTTCTTAATTGCATTATCTGTTTCATCTTGTTGGTTGCACTCAGTGTTTCAGTTTTATACTATTGATGGCActcagtgtttcagtgtgttgatgagtgcttcattttgttgttggcaCTAGTTTTACTATTGAAGGCACtttatgtttcagtgtgttgAGTGTTTCACCTTGGGGATGACTCATTTTTATACTGTTGGTGCCATTCAGTGTTTTAGTGTGTTAATGACTGTGTTTTTCCATGTGATGACACCACTCAGTTTAACACTGTTGATGGCACCCCATGTTTTGGTCTGTTGATGAGTGTATCACCTTGTTGATTCCCAGTTTTACACTTTTTGATAACACTCAGTGTTTGAGTGTATTCAAGACAGTATTTCACCATGTGTTGACACGTTGACACCACTCAGTTTTACACTGGCAATCCATGTTTCGCCGTGATGACAGTGTTTCACCTTGTTGACATGAACTTTTACACTGTTAATGGCACTCGTGTTTCAGTTTATTGATGgcttgcactgtgtgtgttggtagtggcAGACATGGTGACGCCttcaggaggggtggtggtgcagaGGATTCGCctgcaggaggaggtggagaaccAGGGCAACAACAGCCCCCTTCTGGATGAGGACTTGCTGCAGTACTACCACTTCCTGGCTGACAAAGGAGACACTCAGGCCCAGgtaggctgtcagtgtgtgtgacagacaccaccAACGATCCACTGATGGTAAAAGGAAGTACTcttgcagaggaaaaaaaatgcagaggaaaaaaaaaaagggtggtgctgcactgtggtgaggCACTGTTCCCAGGGACATACAaggaaatctgtcatgacaaaaaaaatatacaaaagtaAAAGTAATCCAATTTAGTTTCAATATCAGCTTATGTGGAAGGGTATATCTTGTTTGGGAGGGGGCGCTGGAATGTGTGGACAGTTTTGGTCAGGAGCCTGTGTTAGGATGTGGATATGTTCAGTTTGGATGCCTGTCCACCATATTGTAGATGCAGTGTATTGGTGAGAAATgttcatttgtgtatttgtttatctttaCAAAGTGGAGATGAAATATATTGATCTGAAAGGCAAACTAAAGGCAAATCAGAAATCTTTTTGGGTTCAAGTAGacattgatttctctctctctctctgtctctgttgctctgtacATTTGtcactgttccttttttttcttccagagttAGATTAAGACGCAACATCTTTTAAATTGTTTTTCCAGCTTCTAACTTAACTTTTATGAAATCAGATATCTTGTGTCTCTGTCAGCTGTAATTCTCTTGTcaggccttttctttctttcatagcCAATGTTTTATGTTTGAGACTGTCCTTgaatacatttatacacacacatacgtctagAAACTCACTCAGTATTATGCATGCAGATACAATTGCACATTTGCCTGTGCACGCATGGGCACATTCAGACATGCCTTCAAAAGGTGCATTGGTGCTGTGTTTCAGATTGTCCTGGGCCAGCTGTATTATCAGGGAGGGCGTGGTGTGGCTGTCAATCATGAGCTGGCCCATCACTATTTTGTGACTGCAGCAGAATCCGGCAACGGCAATGCCTATGCTTACCTGGGCAAGGTAAGTTGTTGAGCACTCATTAATCTTACATTGGGCTGTGTGTGTAACATGATTCAGTGAAGGTGTTTTTGTTGGCTTACATGTGTAAAGAGAGTGAGTCTGTGTTAAATAGTTCCAGTTGTCGGattgtccatgtgtttgtctgtttgtgtttatatgtttgtatatattagtatgtgtggatgtgtccaTTGTAAATTTATATCAAATTCATTTTCATTGCAAATGGTTTTTGCGCCTGTTGCaccaaattggaaaaaaaagaaattatttctCCACATTTCAACGATGGAGATGTAAGTCTTTGTCGGATCAAACCAGATTTCTGGATCataaacattttattttattaagacTCTGGCTCCACAAAATTTATTTTTGGTCTTCTCTGGATTGTTGCAAGACCAGGGACAATCATGTTTCGTTAAGTTGCAGTTTAAAGACAGCATGGCATTCCATTTCTTGTCCATGGTtaaaagaagagggggaaaaaggacATGAGGAAAAGCCATCATGGCTCATGTGTGGTTCCTGCTCATGACGTGTTTGATtcaccaacaaaaccaaaccactgggggtggaaggggggaggagagagagagaggttgggggcgGTTACCAGTACATACATATAATGATCCAAATCATATTGTTGCTCACCTTCAGAAATGAGAGTTTGTCGAATTGAAAGTTGTGTGCTTGAAACGGAGCACTTCTGTCTTAAGCAGCCCACATAGATCTATCAAATATAAACTTTCCCCGTCTTCATCCTGACTTTCCAGCTTCAGTATATTGTAAAATAATTGTCAAATGTATTTTCAGGTGATAAATGATATTCTCTCCAAGCAAGTCCACCTCTGTTCACTAATTTTTCATACTACATGCTGTTGGAATTGCTCTTCAGAATTATGTACACTTGAAGAGAAATTTGATGAATTCTAAAATTTTGTGCAGttattgcattttgtttttctttggtacAGATGTACTCTGAAGGAAGCCCATATATACCACAGAATAATGTGACTGCCCTACAGTATTTCAAAAAAGCTGCTGATAAGGTAAGTGTTCAGTTACGTTAACATTGAGATACATGTACAAGGTCCAGCCAATACATATGATTACTTCTTGTCTTAATAAAACGCAGAAAATGAAGATAGAAAGGAAAAGGCAGTGTTTGTTCTGTCAGTacatttgtctgtgtgcatgcctgtatgaATTATAAACATGTGTTCATGTGCCTCACTTTCTAAAAGCATAGTTCTATCATCCTATGTGTTTGTATGGGTATATGAATGGGTaacgaggcagtgctgctaaagacccagctacgttgggcagggcacgtgtccaggatggaggaccaccgcctgcccaagatcgcgctgtatggcgaactgtccactggccaccgtgacagaggagcacccaagaagagatacaaagactccttgaagaaagctctcggtgcctgtcacattgaccatcgccagtggtccgcagtagccgctgatcgagagacctggcgacgcaccatccaccaagctgtctcctccttcgaaaacaaccgcagggccagccttgaggacaaacgcagaaggaggaagaaccacgacgctgcagccgcgaacccagacaagactttcccttgcaaccgctgcggccgactctgcttttcccgcattggccttgtcagccatgagcgtgcctgcatcagacgtggacaacgcccttcctagatcttcgtcagcgaagccaggccatgatgatgatgatgatgatatgaatgggTAACCAGTAATGTGATAACAAGACGTAAGGATCAGGAGACAGTCTTCCATTGTGTTCAGCCTTTGTACTTTTTCCGTTCCAGAACAATCCCATTGGACAAGCTGGACTAGGAATGATGTACTTACATGGAAAAGGTGTCGACAAGGTTTGgctgttttatttgttggttgttgttttttttcatttcattttgctgcACTTACGAGGAATGTACACAAGTTAAtttgtttctgcatgtgtgtccatggtaaacttgacATTGTCATTTTCTGCTACTTTTGCCAGGCAGTTCTGTTCTCCTTTGTCtgaaatttggcttaaaaaaaaagaaacaaaattagtTCTTTCCACACAACACATTCCAGTCatgcttgtggagtgatggcctagaggtaacgtgtccgcctaggaagcgagagaatctgagcgtgctggttcaaatcatggctcagccaccagtattttctccccctccactagaccttgagtggtggtctggacgctagtcattcggatgagacgataaaccgaggtcctgtgtgcagcatgcacttatcgcacgtaaaagaacccacaggtaCTAAAAGgatcgttcctggcaaaatgctgtagaaaaatccacttagataggaaaaacaaatgaaactgcatacaggaaaaaaatacgaaaaaaatgggtggtgctgtagtgtggcGATGCGCTATACATAAGTCTTCTGAATAATTATTATACCTGATTTCCAGATTGGAcccttttttcttgctttctagccttagatttgtgtgtgtgtgtgtattgtttgtttttgatatttttattcaattttgatAGGTCAACATCTTACACCACCACCAATGAAAGGACATGAAAAACATTAAGAAAGAAAGGTGCATCCATgaaaacatacataaacagactgacacacaggcacacaagcaGCTAGGTTGTACATTGGTTGGTTATTACCATGAAGTGTTGTCATTCATTTGTTATGATCCTATATAAATTGTCAAGGAATACAGACTGTCAAGGACCTTGTATGTTCATAGTATGTGAACATAGCACCCATTTCTTACAAATATCAAATATAAATATATGGGTGAATAAATTTTGTTGATCATGAaaaggtggggtgggttggggggggatatTTTTTGCGTAAAATTTTAGCCTGGGTTTTGTGTCGTGCAGGATCTGAGCAAAGCCTTTCGCTACTTTTCCCTGGCAGCGGATCAGGGCTGGGTGGATGGTCAGCTGCAGCTGGGCATCATGTACTTCAGTGAGTCATCGGTCTTTGTgttgcacgcacacacttgcaagcaagcacaatgacacacacacacgcacgcgcgcgcgcacacacacacacacacacacacacacacacaccacaagttgGGTTCATTGTGACTGTtgaatatggattttttttttttgcttgaagcTACAAACAGCATGTCAGAGTTTTCTGAGTTCGATCCCTGGTTTCTGCGCACCTgatgggtcaagggtggagactttttcttttctgatctctcaggtcaacgtatgtgcagacctgctagtgcctgagctcTTATTGTGCGTATACGCATGCAGAGGATCAAGTAtacacgtgaaagatcctgtaaaccatttcagcgttaggtgggttttggaaacaagaacatacccagtatgcacactcaAAAATATattatggctgtctacatggcgcgataaaaacagtcatacaggtaaaagcccacttgtacacacAAGTTCAGATAGGAATTACAgccaagaacacaaaacaagagcTGTAATGGAAGCACAGCAAAGCAGtgcacaacattttttttgtctAAGTACAAACAGTtcttatacatattatatattcaTGAGTAATCTTTTACAGGGAAATGTTACTATTCATCatgaagattttttttgattttttttaaattaacaaaTCACTGCACATAAATTGTGCAGTATTTGCTTGCAGTCCTACAGAGAAATACAGTTCAACACATACTTGTTTTGGTTGAATAAATCCACTAACTTTGTGAATGTGTATCACCTGGAAACAGATGAAGTTATGGTGTGTCAAGTAAGAAAAAGTTTagcgggagaaatcatgagctccaggcctgggagagtctcttgctgagtctcgatcccagcatcatgattcctgccATCGATTCAAGGGAGCAGAGTCAAATCGAGTACACaaaggtaagaatacaataaaatcaagccgcatgcagcaaaataaggccaaatgaacacgcttaatagccaaaaaaaagcgcaagacgaga contains:
- the LOC143281317 gene encoding protein sel-1 homolog 1-like, which encodes MRAFALLCGGFLLVAVLSVVWGESQSQSQTKSQTSSDIKEEKKPEETSKDQQGTTLKNWDTPVSQEAENIDLKVPLDQKPVAEKEIPAEQTEQMEKKPELSPEEQKAKELFEKGESLINTTFVKKYEEALVLFEQAAQLNHPKAKEYVAMAHLFGDHLPHNVSRAKEIFEELAAAGSPKAQMGLAFMYSSGIHFNSSQAKALVYLTFGALGGDPIAQMALAYRYYAGIGVEMKCETALTYYKKVANVVADMVTPSGGVVVQRIRLQEEVENQGNNSPLLDEDLLQYYHFLADKGDTQAQIVLGQLYYQGGRGVAVNHELAHHYFVTAAESGNGNAYAYLGKMYSEGSPYIPQNNVTALQYFKKAADKNNPIGQAGLGMMYLHGKGVDKDLSKAFRYFSLAADQGWVDGQLQLGIMYFSGLGVRRDYKMAVKFFNLASQGGHVLAYYNLAMMHATGTGVLRSCHTAVELFKNVAERGRWSEMIMDAHRLYKEGFSDAAIIKYMFLAELGYEVAQSNVAFMLDREDSTVFIQEENFQRALLMYSRAAAQGSTVARLKMGDYHYYGYGTEVDYESAATHYRLASEQQHNAQAMFNLGYMHEQGLGLKQDVHLAKRFYDMAAETSIDAQVPVVMALVKLALLYGMDVFSKELEDYQHLFSAIKLNSILGQDWDLYVVTALALILGMLIFLRRNR